In a genomic window of Flavobacterium crassostreae:
- a CDS encoding DUF4184 family protein produces MPFTFSHPAIVLPFFKKKYCSATALVVGSMSPDLEYFFRMKMHSQWSHTFLGIFLIDFPLGFLVIFAFHEIIKKPLINHLPFCISGRLQLLKNKNWMTYFRRHVFIVISSFFLGAVSHIFWDSMTHWDGYLVQKIPFLNNSFFSFPVYTIAQHGSSMLGLILLFWHVYKLPVIPDPVENKLLVYWSSTLGIWAVILATRFWFGLEFDQLGSLIVSVLFSGFLAITAVGLLFREKNNNE; encoded by the coding sequence ATGCCTTTTACCTTTTCTCATCCTGCTATTGTTTTGCCTTTTTTTAAGAAGAAATACTGCTCCGCTACAGCTTTGGTTGTAGGATCGATGTCTCCAGATTTGGAGTATTTTTTTAGAATGAAAATGCATAGCCAATGGAGCCATACTTTTTTAGGTATTTTTTTAATTGACTTTCCTCTTGGCTTTCTGGTAATTTTTGCTTTTCATGAAATTATTAAAAAGCCGTTAATTAACCATTTGCCTTTTTGCATTAGCGGTAGATTGCAATTATTAAAAAATAAAAACTGGATGACTTACTTTAGAAGACATGTTTTTATAGTTATAAGTTCTTTTTTCTTGGGAGCTGTTTCTCATATTTTTTGGGATTCCATGACGCATTGGGATGGCTATTTGGTTCAAAAAATTCCTTTCCTAAACAATTCTTTTTTTTCTTTTCCGGTATATACAATTGCTCAACATGGCAGTAGTATGTTGGGCTTAATTTTGCTGTTTTGGCATGTTTATAAACTGCCTGTGATTCCAGACCCTGTTGAAAATAAATTGTTGGTTTATTGGAGTTCAACACTAGGAATTTGGGCTGTCATTTTGGCTACACGTTTTTGGTTTGGACTAGAATTTGACCAACTAGGGAGTCTTATTGTGAGTGTTTTGTTTTCGGGTTTTTTAGCAATTACAGCTGTTGGTTTGCTTTTTAGAGAAAAAAATAACAACGAGTGA
- a CDS encoding DUF456 domain-containing protein, giving the protein MDLVFLIIGLVLMLIGILGSVLPVLPGLFFSWLGLLLLYFTKAVPVDYWVIGSTLVITLVLSILDYIIPAQGTKRFGGSKYGIWGTNIGLVLGIILPIPFGVIIGPFLGALTGELLFNNASSKKAFKAATGSFLGFLGSSFIQLLATVLFLGLYILIAWKYKEQF; this is encoded by the coding sequence ATGGACTTAGTATTTTTAATTATCGGATTAGTACTTATGCTAATCGGTATACTAGGAAGCGTACTTCCAGTACTACCAGGTCTATTTTTTAGTTGGCTAGGTCTCTTACTGCTTTATTTTACCAAGGCCGTGCCTGTAGACTATTGGGTTATTGGCAGTACATTAGTAATAACTCTGGTGCTTTCTATACTAGATTATATAATCCCTGCCCAAGGAACCAAACGTTTTGGAGGTAGTAAATATGGCATCTGGGGAACCAACATCGGGTTAGTCCTCGGAATAATCCTCCCAATCCCATTTGGTGTTATAATAGGCCCATTTTTAGGAGCATTAACAGGCGAACTTCTATTTAACAACGCTTCGAGCAAAAAAGCTTTCAAAGCCGCTACAGGATCTTTTTTAGGTTTTTTGGGTTCCAGTTTTATACAATTATTAGCAACAGTCCTTTTTTTAGGGCTATATATATTAATTGCCTGGAAATATAAAGAGCAATTTTAG